The Longimicrobium sp. genome includes a window with the following:
- a CDS encoding xanthine dehydrogenase family protein molybdopterin-binding subunit, whose translation MSTEPRDPLNPGAAQEFESARGGVPLDEPEVAERGTPVIDHAPSHAGEPVDDVDEGEETAPLNVIGSRQRKTDGLEKSTGRARYTDDLTLPGMLHGKILRSPHPHARIVSIDASEALALPGVHAVVTGDEMPIPFGIIVWTPDEQALATEKVRYIGDAVAAVAAVDEDTANRALGLIRVEYEVLEAILDPFESARRTDVQIHDAKKAGHNGNISKIVKLDFGEVDRGLAESDVVIEGEYFFEGTTHTPIEPHCAIGQWEEGGAPGGRLTVWSSTQVPHYLHRELAKVLELHPAKVRVVQPHVGGGFGGKSEPFDLEFCVAKLAMKTGRPVKILYTREEVFLAHRGRHPFHMKYRVGATADGKLKAVDAKTLLDGGAYSSFGLVTTYYSGQLLAAPYEIPAYRFDSTRVFTNKPACGPKRGHGSVQPRFAFEVTLDKLAERLRIDPIELRRRNFMGSFRRTVNELRVTSNGFMECLDSVEAASGWRERRGKLGFGRGLGVAGSCYISGTNYPIYPNRMPQSAVQLQVDRSGRVAVFSGASDIGQGSTSLVAYIVCEELGVPLDHVRVLPSDTDFTPVDLGSYSSRVTFMLGNACIDAARKLKAQVQEAVGEEWGVSPKRVLLAGGRAMDARDTGRNISIVEAFNLAEAKHGTLGSVGSYNTPRDVHGEYRGGTIGASPAYSFTAHVAEVEVDVETGFVDVKSIWIAHDCGRALNPTIVEGQIEGSAYMGFGEALMEEHVFKDADHGRAGLHNAPSLLDYRVPTSLDTPEMTALIVESIDPEGPYGAKEAGEGPLHSTIPAIANAIYDAVGVRMDSLPFSPPRVWRALQQKAAQAQEPERIAAD comes from the coding sequence ATGAGCACCGAGCCGAGAGACCCGCTGAACCCCGGCGCCGCGCAGGAGTTCGAGAGCGCCCGCGGCGGCGTTCCGCTGGACGAGCCCGAGGTCGCCGAGCGCGGCACCCCGGTGATCGACCACGCCCCCTCGCACGCCGGCGAGCCGGTGGACGACGTGGACGAGGGGGAGGAGACCGCGCCGCTGAACGTCATCGGCAGCCGGCAGCGCAAGACGGATGGGCTGGAGAAGTCCACCGGCCGCGCTCGCTACACGGACGACCTGACGCTCCCGGGGATGCTGCACGGCAAGATCCTGCGCTCGCCGCACCCGCATGCCCGCATCGTGAGCATCGACGCGTCGGAGGCGCTGGCGCTCCCTGGCGTGCACGCGGTGGTCACGGGCGACGAGATGCCGATCCCCTTCGGCATCATCGTGTGGACCCCGGACGAGCAGGCGCTCGCCACCGAAAAGGTGCGCTACATCGGCGACGCGGTAGCGGCGGTGGCGGCCGTGGACGAGGACACGGCCAACCGCGCGCTGGGCCTCATCCGCGTGGAGTACGAAGTGCTGGAGGCGATCCTCGACCCCTTCGAGTCCGCGCGCCGCACCGACGTGCAGATCCACGATGCCAAGAAGGCGGGCCACAACGGCAACATCTCCAAGATCGTCAAGCTGGACTTCGGCGAGGTGGACCGCGGTCTGGCCGAGAGCGACGTGGTGATCGAGGGCGAATACTTCTTCGAGGGAACCACGCACACCCCCATCGAGCCCCACTGCGCGATCGGGCAGTGGGAGGAGGGCGGCGCGCCCGGCGGGCGGCTGACGGTGTGGTCGTCCACGCAGGTGCCGCACTACCTGCACCGCGAGCTGGCCAAGGTGCTGGAGCTGCACCCCGCCAAGGTGCGCGTGGTGCAGCCGCACGTGGGCGGCGGCTTCGGCGGCAAGAGCGAGCCGTTCGACCTGGAGTTCTGCGTCGCCAAGCTGGCGATGAAGACGGGGCGCCCCGTCAAGATCCTGTACACGCGGGAAGAGGTGTTCCTGGCCCACCGCGGCCGGCACCCCTTCCACATGAAGTACCGCGTGGGCGCCACCGCCGACGGCAAGCTCAAGGCGGTGGACGCCAAGACGCTGCTGGACGGCGGCGCGTACTCGTCGTTCGGGCTGGTGACGACGTACTACAGCGGCCAGCTGCTCGCCGCGCCGTACGAGATCCCGGCGTACCGCTTCGACAGCACGCGCGTCTTCACCAACAAGCCGGCGTGCGGCCCCAAGCGCGGCCACGGCAGCGTGCAGCCGCGCTTCGCCTTTGAGGTCACGCTCGACAAGCTGGCCGAACGGCTGCGCATCGATCCCATCGAGCTGCGCCGCCGCAACTTCATGGGGAGCTTCCGGCGGACGGTCAACGAGCTGCGCGTGACCTCCAATGGCTTCATGGAGTGCCTGGACTCCGTGGAGGCGGCAAGCGGGTGGAGGGAGCGGCGCGGGAAGCTGGGCTTCGGGCGCGGGCTGGGGGTGGCGGGCTCGTGCTACATCAGCGGCACCAACTACCCCATCTACCCCAACCGGATGCCGCAGTCCGCCGTGCAGCTGCAGGTGGACCGCTCGGGGCGGGTGGCCGTCTTCAGCGGCGCGTCGGACATCGGGCAGGGCTCCACCTCGCTGGTGGCGTATATCGTCTGCGAGGAGCTGGGTGTGCCGCTGGACCACGTGCGCGTCCTCCCCTCGGACACGGACTTCACTCCGGTGGACCTGGGAAGCTACTCGTCGCGCGTGACCTTTATGCTGGGGAACGCGTGCATCGACGCCGCCCGCAAGCTCAAGGCGCAGGTGCAGGAGGCGGTGGGCGAGGAGTGGGGCGTATCGCCCAAGCGCGTCCTCCTGGCCGGCGGCCGCGCGATGGACGCGCGCGACACGGGGCGCAACATCTCCATCGTGGAGGCCTTCAACCTGGCCGAGGCGAAGCACGGCACGCTGGGATCAGTTGGCTCCTACAACACTCCGCGCGACGTGCACGGCGAGTACCGCGGCGGCACCATCGGCGCATCGCCCGCCTACTCCTTCACCGCGCACGTGGCGGAGGTGGAGGTCGACGTGGAGACGGGCTTCGTGGACGTGAAGTCGATCTGGATCGCGCACGACTGCGGGCGCGCGCTGAACCCCACCATCGTCGAGGGACAGATCGAGGGCTCGGCGTACATGGGCTTCGGCGAGGCGCTGATGGAGGAGCACGTCTTCAAGGACGCGGACCACGGGCGCGCGGGGCTGCACAACGCGCCCTCGCTCCTGGACTACCGCGTCCCCACCTCGCTGGACACGCCGGAGATGACGGCGCTGATCGTGGAGTCGATCGACCCCGAGGGCCCATACGGCGCCAAGGAGGCGGGCGAGGGTCCGCTGCACTCCACCATCCCCGCCATCGCCAACGCCATCTACGACGCGGTCGGCGTGCGCATGGACTCGCTTCCCTTCTCGCCCCCCCGCGTCTGGCGCGCCCTGCAGCAGAAGGCCGCGCAAGCGCAGGAGCCCGAGCGCATCGCCGCGGACTGA
- a CDS encoding Uma2 family endonuclease, which translates to MNILKLPREATVEDLYELDDKAEIVNGQIVLRGGTGFKPNRAAGRIYRSLDDHEVNRGGGYALTDGAVFVVNLPHRQSFSPDAAWYTGAPTEGRFMQGPPALAVEVRSQGDYGLRAEREMMAKRADYFAAGAQVVWDVDVLRDEVIRVYRATEPDTPVIYHRGETAEAEPAVPGWRFLVDNLWL; encoded by the coding sequence ATGAACATTCTGAAGCTTCCGCGCGAGGCGACGGTGGAAGACCTCTACGAACTGGACGATAAGGCGGAGATCGTCAATGGTCAGATCGTACTAAGGGGGGGCACGGGGTTCAAGCCCAATCGTGCCGCGGGGCGGATCTACCGGAGCCTCGACGACCACGAAGTAAACCGTGGCGGTGGGTACGCGCTCACGGATGGCGCAGTGTTCGTCGTCAACCTTCCGCACCGGCAGTCGTTCAGTCCAGACGCAGCCTGGTACACAGGTGCTCCTACGGAGGGAAGGTTCATGCAGGGGCCTCCTGCGTTAGCCGTGGAAGTGCGCAGCCAGGGTGATTACGGACTGCGGGCCGAGCGCGAGATGATGGCGAAGCGCGCCGACTACTTCGCCGCCGGAGCGCAGGTAGTGTGGGACGTGGACGTGCTGCGCGACGAGGTGATTCGCGTATACAGGGCAACGGAGCCGGACACGCCCGTCATTTACCATCGCGGCGAGACGGCGGAAGCGGAGCCGGCGGTGCCCGGCTGGCGGTTTCTCGTCGATAATTTGTGGCTGTGA
- a CDS encoding DUF1176 domain-containing protein codes for MRALVLAAALAALSACAAEAPEREEAAQGSPGAAQSSTPATEVAVLPGTEDRAGWREILGWGEDCEERRRATAAAEMGAGIEVDTLGEGRYLVQVLCYPGAYQPGKLVFVQGPGRASAPLRLPGGDEGGSPEDSIPYVNGITEFDRATRELEVLSKSRGVGDCGKLVRFAFPRGVPTVKWQRGQECGDAEPPIMEPHRWPFIPADTSASPGVGGTAVR; via the coding sequence ATGCGAGCACTCGTACTGGCAGCGGCGCTGGCCGCACTCTCCGCCTGCGCGGCCGAGGCGCCGGAGCGAGAGGAGGCTGCCCAGGGCTCCCCGGGAGCGGCGCAAAGCTCCACCCCGGCGACGGAGGTTGCGGTGCTTCCCGGCACGGAGGATCGGGCGGGGTGGCGTGAGATCCTCGGCTGGGGAGAGGACTGCGAGGAGCGCCGCCGCGCAACGGCTGCCGCCGAAATGGGTGCCGGAATCGAGGTGGATACGCTCGGCGAGGGGCGCTACCTCGTGCAGGTGCTGTGCTATCCGGGCGCATATCAGCCGGGGAAGCTCGTGTTCGTCCAGGGGCCGGGGCGCGCGTCCGCCCCGCTGCGCCTTCCGGGGGGCGACGAGGGCGGCTCCCCCGAAGACTCCATTCCGTACGTGAACGGCATCACCGAATTCGACCGCGCCACGCGCGAGCTGGAGGTACTGTCGAAGTCGCGCGGAGTGGGCGACTGCGGCAAGCTCGTCCGCTTCGCCTTCCCGCGGGGGGTTCCCACGGTGAAGTGGCAGCGCGGCCAGGAGTGCGGGGACGCGGAACCGCCCATCATGGAGCCGCACCGGTGGCCGTTCATCCCAGCCGACACGAGCGCATCGCCGGGAGTTGGAGGAACGGCGGTTCGTTGA
- a CDS encoding LON peptidase substrate-binding domain-containing protein, with product MRRLPLFPLPVVLFPGGPMPLHIFEPRYRQMMAHCVEGDRTFGLLYHDPDCAGPYTVEPGHVGCTAKILNYQPLPDGRSLVLVRGGERFEVEDGIESPHLYWECVAAPYADEDAAEFGLMEHRLRSIELFYEVLEQVVRHPRPFPEIDAEEETAFQLARAIRVDPAWQQRLLELRSERERLDHLDHLLRSVLDAGPDDE from the coding sequence ATGCGCCGCCTTCCTCTCTTTCCGCTGCCGGTGGTGCTCTTTCCGGGCGGGCCGATGCCGCTGCACATCTTTGAGCCGCGCTACCGGCAGATGATGGCGCACTGCGTGGAGGGGGACCGCACGTTCGGGCTGCTGTACCACGATCCGGACTGTGCGGGGCCGTACACCGTGGAGCCCGGCCACGTGGGGTGCACGGCAAAGATCCTCAACTACCAGCCGCTTCCCGACGGCCGCTCGCTGGTGCTGGTGCGCGGCGGAGAGCGGTTCGAGGTGGAGGACGGCATCGAGTCGCCCCACCTGTACTGGGAGTGCGTCGCCGCGCCGTACGCGGACGAGGACGCGGCGGAGTTCGGGCTGATGGAGCACCGGCTGCGCTCCATCGAGCTCTTTTACGAGGTGCTGGAGCAGGTCGTCCGCCATCCGCGGCCATTCCCGGAGATCGACGCGGAGGAGGAGACGGCGTTCCAGCTTGCGCGGGCGATCCGCGTGGATCCCGCGTGGCAGCAGCGCCTCCTGGAGCTCCGCTCCGAGCGCGAGCGGCTGGATCACCTGGACCACCTGCTGCGCTCCGTGCTCGACGCCGGCCCGGACGACGAATAA
- a CDS encoding N-acetylmuramoyl-L-alanine amidase-like domain-containing protein: MNDDLIGRREMLRRAMMAAGALVAHPLLGSATAPADDRARLASWVRTLRAERLMTTRVPLGRAVARVGELSLGSPYVAGMLDAYAKEGGDPRSEPLTLDLSRFDCVLLVEGCLAVARAAHGQGRWSDFAREVERMRYRGGVRNGYASRLHYFSEWIEDNARRGLLRDLGTELGGTRDERPLRFMTEHRSAYPALRDGATFQAIAERERALDAMRRVVIPTDRIAAVQNRIQTGDVLAFATRIAGLDATHTGFAYRDRAGVMRVLHAPLSGGAVEVSRRTLPEYVAAIRNATGIMVARPLRA; the protein is encoded by the coding sequence ATGAATGATGACCTGATCGGCCGCCGCGAGATGCTGCGGCGCGCGATGATGGCGGCCGGGGCGCTGGTGGCCCACCCGCTGCTCGGCTCCGCGACGGCGCCCGCGGACGACCGCGCGCGGCTGGCGAGCTGGGTGCGCACCCTGCGCGCGGAGCGGCTCATGACGACGCGCGTGCCGCTGGGGCGCGCCGTGGCCCGCGTGGGAGAGCTGTCGCTGGGGTCGCCGTACGTGGCGGGGATGCTGGACGCGTACGCCAAGGAGGGCGGCGACCCGCGCAGCGAGCCGCTCACGCTGGACCTTTCGCGCTTCGACTGCGTGCTGCTGGTGGAGGGGTGCCTGGCGGTGGCGCGCGCCGCCCACGGACAGGGGCGGTGGAGCGACTTCGCCCGGGAGGTGGAGCGGATGCGCTACCGCGGCGGGGTGAGGAACGGCTACGCCAGCCGCCTCCACTACTTCAGCGAGTGGATCGAGGACAACGCCCGCCGCGGCCTGCTGCGCGACCTGGGCACGGAGCTGGGAGGCACCCGCGACGAGCGCCCGCTGCGCTTCATGACCGAGCACCGTTCTGCCTACCCCGCCCTGCGCGACGGCGCCACCTTCCAGGCCATCGCCGAGCGCGAGCGTGCGCTGGACGCCATGCGCCGCGTCGTGATCCCCACCGACCGGATCGCGGCGGTGCAGAACCGCATCCAGACCGGCGACGTGCTCGCATTCGCCACCCGCATCGCGGGGCTGGACGCGACGCACACGGGGTTCGCGTACCGCGACCGGGCGGGGGTGATGCGCGTGCTGCACGCCCCGCTCTCCGGCGGCGCGGTGGAGGTGAGCCGCCGCACCCTGCCGGAGTACGTGGCCGCCATCCGCAACGCCACCGGCATCATGGTGGCGCGGCCGCTGCGGGCTTAA
- a CDS encoding SusC/RagA family TonB-linked outer membrane protein, with amino-acid sequence MRLPSLRRCLGAALLAAAGGLTALPAAAQDPAYVITGTVVDAQSRAPLPNAAVQIRGGSTATVLRTLTDAAGRYRLRAQVNPGSYTIQYSLIGRQTTTRPVTLAAAREVTMDAVALTAAALELQELVVTGTGAPAERRQLGNTVASVTGEAVAEAPGATSVDQALQGKIAGAEISETSGQPGGGVSIRLRGTNTILGNAEPLIVVDGVIVDNNNEALVGLGANATRTNTALTNRLSDIAPEDIERVEVLKGAAAAALYGSRANSGVIQIFTRRGRQGRPQVSFRTEMQASRTPGFLRLNRETKIGRAEVLSGIPASRTGADTVRYDFQDQVFQTGVGTSNQLSVSGGGEGTTYYLSGNWNDEEGIVRSTGYERFGGRGRITQRISDWLEVGANGSFLRTQTNLVPEGEQTQGILTGIIFTPTHFNAAARDTLTGRYVYNPIVGANVLDVVENWEARNDVTRFLGSAQATATPLPNLTITYLAGIDDGREENTYLQPRASTGATFTGSLQTPVRSIRRFNNDLTATLESQLRPGLGLTSTAGFRYTNDRTNTIRSAVSDILPDQQLAIGAVQTASQSLVELRTMGGFLQERVAIADRLFLTAGINAEASSAFGAGQRWQMFPRLSASYDVQDEPGFSTGPLGRVFSGLRLRAAYGQTGGQPPSEYLNQVTYTNVLYGGRVGLRPDTRAANPELKPERQREYEFGADAGFFRDRIAAEFTYYDKVTTDLVLSVPLALTSGFANEFRNIGELSNRGIELSLSSVNVQRPDFTWNSRFLFARNRNKIERLSAASDTLTFEYLNAVIEGQPLGVFLGRVYPRDSEGNKLHLGAGGVPVNARDTLRDASGNIIRNADGTPANVFRRRILGDPNPDFTASLQNSFNIRGVELALLVDGRFGNEVANFTRRSSEFFGSAPTAGMEARGDTISGTFSRNTERNLLWEEFIEDGSFVKLREVALGYRFDAPWVRRFGANEVGLRVAGRNLHTWTSYSGLDPEINLFAASTVARGVDFATTPIPRTVVVSLDFNF; translated from the coding sequence ATGCGCCTACCCAGTCTGCGCCGGTGTCTCGGAGCGGCCCTGCTCGCCGCCGCCGGAGGGCTCACGGCCCTTCCCGCGGCGGCGCAGGACCCCGCGTACGTGATCACCGGCACCGTGGTCGACGCCCAGAGCCGGGCGCCGCTCCCGAACGCGGCGGTCCAGATCCGCGGCGGGTCGACCGCGACCGTGCTGCGCACCCTGACCGACGCGGCTGGCCGCTACCGGCTGCGGGCCCAGGTGAACCCCGGCAGCTATACGATCCAGTACTCGCTGATCGGCCGGCAGACCACCACCCGCCCGGTGACGCTCGCCGCCGCCCGCGAGGTGACGATGGACGCGGTGGCGCTGACCGCCGCCGCCCTGGAACTGCAGGAGCTGGTGGTGACCGGCACCGGCGCGCCGGCCGAGCGCCGGCAGCTGGGGAACACCGTGGCCAGCGTGACCGGCGAGGCCGTGGCCGAGGCCCCGGGCGCCACCTCGGTGGACCAGGCGCTCCAGGGGAAGATCGCCGGCGCCGAGATCAGCGAGACCTCGGGGCAGCCGGGCGGCGGCGTCAGCATCCGCCTGCGCGGCACCAACACCATCCTGGGGAACGCCGAGCCGCTGATCGTTGTGGACGGCGTGATCGTGGACAACAACAACGAGGCGCTGGTGGGGCTGGGCGCCAACGCAACCCGCACCAACACCGCGCTCACCAACCGACTGTCCGACATCGCGCCGGAAGACATCGAGCGGGTGGAGGTGCTCAAGGGCGCCGCGGCGGCCGCGCTGTACGGCTCGCGCGCCAACAGCGGCGTCATCCAGATCTTCACGCGCCGCGGCCGTCAGGGGCGTCCACAGGTCAGCTTCCGCACGGAGATGCAGGCGTCGCGCACCCCCGGCTTCCTGCGGCTGAACCGCGAGACGAAGATCGGCCGCGCCGAGGTGCTCTCCGGCATCCCGGCGTCGCGCACGGGCGCGGACACGGTGCGCTACGACTTCCAGGACCAGGTCTTCCAGACCGGCGTCGGCACCAGCAACCAGCTCTCCGTATCGGGCGGGGGCGAGGGGACGACGTACTACCTCTCCGGCAACTGGAACGACGAGGAAGGGATCGTGCGCTCCACCGGCTACGAGCGCTTCGGCGGGCGCGGGCGCATCACGCAGCGCATCTCCGACTGGCTGGAGGTGGGGGCGAACGGGAGCTTCCTGCGCACCCAGACCAACCTGGTGCCCGAGGGCGAGCAGACGCAGGGAATCCTGACCGGGATCATCTTCACCCCCACGCACTTCAACGCGGCGGCGCGCGACACGCTCACCGGGCGCTACGTCTACAACCCCATCGTGGGCGCCAACGTGCTGGACGTGGTGGAGAACTGGGAGGCGCGCAACGACGTGACGCGCTTCCTGGGGAGCGCGCAGGCCACGGCCACGCCGCTGCCGAACCTGACCATCACCTACCTGGCCGGGATCGACGACGGGCGCGAGGAGAACACCTACCTGCAGCCGCGCGCCTCCACCGGGGCAACCTTTACGGGGTCGCTGCAGACGCCGGTGCGCTCCATCCGGCGCTTCAACAACGACCTGACCGCCACGCTGGAGTCGCAGCTCCGCCCGGGGCTGGGGCTCACCAGCACGGCCGGCTTCCGCTACACCAACGACCGCACCAACACCATCCGCTCGGCCGTCTCGGACATCCTTCCCGACCAGCAGCTGGCGATCGGGGCGGTGCAGACGGCTTCGCAGTCGCTGGTGGAGCTGCGCACCATGGGCGGCTTCCTGCAGGAGCGGGTGGCCATCGCGGACCGCCTCTTCCTTACGGCCGGCATCAACGCCGAGGCGTCGTCGGCGTTCGGCGCGGGCCAGCGCTGGCAGATGTTTCCGCGCCTGAGCGCGTCGTACGACGTGCAGGACGAGCCGGGCTTTTCCACGGGGCCGCTGGGACGCGTGTTCAGCGGGCTGCGCCTGCGCGCCGCCTACGGGCAGACGGGCGGCCAGCCGCCGAGCGAGTACCTCAACCAGGTGACGTACACCAACGTGCTGTACGGCGGCCGCGTGGGGCTGCGCCCGGACACCCGGGCCGCCAACCCCGAGCTGAAGCCGGAGAGGCAGCGCGAGTACGAGTTCGGCGCGGACGCTGGCTTCTTCAGGGACCGCATCGCGGCCGAGTTCACCTACTACGACAAGGTGACCACCGACCTGGTGCTCTCGGTGCCGCTGGCGCTAACCAGCGGCTTCGCCAACGAGTTCCGCAACATCGGCGAGCTTAGCAACCGCGGCATAGAGCTGTCGCTGAGCAGCGTGAACGTGCAGCGTCCCGACTTCACCTGGAACAGCCGCTTCCTCTTCGCGCGCAACCGCAACAAGATCGAGCGTCTGAGCGCGGCTTCGGACACGCTGACCTTCGAGTACCTGAACGCGGTGATCGAGGGGCAGCCGCTGGGCGTCTTCCTGGGCCGCGTGTACCCGCGCGACTCCGAGGGCAACAAGCTGCACCTGGGCGCGGGCGGCGTGCCGGTGAACGCGCGCGACACCCTGCGCGACGCGAGCGGCAACATCATCCGCAACGCGGACGGCACGCCGGCGAACGTCTTCCGCCGCCGCATCCTGGGCGATCCGAACCCGGACTTCACCGCTTCGCTGCAGAACTCCTTCAACATCCGCGGGGTGGAGCTGGCGCTGCTCGTGGACGGGCGCTTCGGCAACGAGGTGGCCAACTTCACGCGCCGCAGCTCGGAGTTCTTTGGCTCGGCCCCCACGGCCGGGATGGAGGCGCGCGGCGACACGATCTCGGGCACCTTCAGCCGCAACACGGAGCGCAACCTCCTGTGGGAGGAGTTCATCGAGGACGGCTCCTTCGTGAAGCTGCGCGAGGTGGCGCTGGGCTACCGCTTCGACGCCCCGTGGGTGCGCCGCTTTGGCGCCAACGAGGTGGGGCTGCGCGTGGCCGGCCGCAACCTGCACACCTGGACCAGTTACAGCGGCCTGGACCCGGAGATCAACCTGTTCGCCGCCAGCACGGTGGCGCGCGGTGTGGACTTCGCCACCACCCCCATCCCGCGCACCGTCGTGGTGAGCCTCGACTTCAACTTCTAA
- a CDS encoding RagB/SusD family nutrient uptake outer membrane protein, with translation MNFLNHGRGAGRAGVALLMAALAATAGCDLDLTNPNAPLEEDVLTDPELVLTTAVGIQKQYADSILVFVRAPELVTDQWGARFLALPADQSLVTGTPDPTFGVVGDPFAAAYRIARTADVLTRSAPGVGLSRGQVVGISVLSKLLRSMAIGHLTTQYEQMPLTYDTLGAPPRPRAEVRDSVIATLESARAELATVTDDELAPFRTRVLVPSSGAGIDLRNTVDAMLARYYLFDARYPEALAAAGRVNRTVVSHLQYPLPGQNPIWQYGLSLNYVGARREFFLEAQPGDARPAFWANRSPGATLGNPDSIFTFRAYGGARTDAYPLYLPDEMRLIQAEAQARLGRLDLAAALINQVRSEGRDVNGLCPAQPTTALPEPRGCLPPLPASALDTEAEVFAQILYERRYELFGQGLRWEDLRRLRAYTSERPSIEFLPYPQSECERNPNSGC, from the coding sequence ATGAACTTCTTGAACCACGGGCGGGGCGCAGGGCGCGCGGGGGTGGCGCTGCTGATGGCGGCGCTCGCCGCCACCGCGGGGTGCGACCTGGACCTGACCAACCCGAACGCCCCCCTGGAAGAGGACGTGCTCACCGACCCCGAGCTCGTCCTGACCACGGCGGTGGGGATCCAGAAGCAGTACGCGGACAGCATTCTCGTCTTCGTCCGCGCGCCGGAGCTGGTGACGGACCAGTGGGGGGCCCGCTTCCTGGCGCTGCCCGCCGACCAATCGCTGGTAACGGGCACGCCCGACCCGACGTTCGGGGTGGTGGGCGACCCCTTCGCGGCGGCGTACCGCATCGCGCGCACGGCCGACGTGCTCACGCGCAGCGCTCCGGGGGTGGGGCTGAGCCGCGGGCAGGTGGTGGGGATCTCGGTGCTGTCGAAGCTGCTGCGCTCCATGGCGATCGGGCACCTGACGACGCAGTACGAGCAGATGCCGCTGACGTACGACACGCTGGGCGCCCCGCCGCGCCCGCGTGCCGAGGTGCGCGACTCGGTGATCGCGACGCTGGAAAGCGCGCGCGCCGAGCTGGCGACGGTAACCGACGACGAGCTCGCCCCCTTCCGCACGCGGGTGCTGGTGCCCAGCTCGGGCGCCGGCATCGACCTGCGCAACACGGTGGACGCGATGCTGGCGCGCTACTACCTGTTCGACGCGCGCTACCCGGAGGCGCTGGCGGCGGCGGGGCGGGTGAACCGCACGGTGGTGTCGCACCTCCAGTACCCGCTCCCGGGGCAGAACCCGATCTGGCAGTACGGGCTGAGCCTGAACTACGTGGGCGCGCGCAGGGAGTTCTTCCTCGAGGCGCAGCCGGGCGACGCGCGTCCGGCGTTCTGGGCGAACCGCAGCCCCGGCGCCACGCTGGGCAACCCGGACTCCATCTTCACCTTCCGCGCGTACGGCGGCGCCCGCACGGATGCGTACCCGCTGTACCTGCCGGACGAAATGCGCCTGATCCAGGCGGAGGCGCAGGCGCGGCTGGGGCGGCTGGATCTTGCCGCGGCGCTGATCAACCAGGTGCGCTCGGAGGGGCGGGACGTAAACGGCCTGTGCCCGGCGCAGCCCACGACGGCGCTTCCCGAGCCGCGCGGGTGCCTTCCGCCGCTCCCGGCGAGCGCGCTGGACACGGAGGCCGAGGTGTTCGCGCAGATCCTGTACGAGCGGCGCTACGAGCTGTTCGGGCAGGGGCTGCGCTGGGAGGACCTGCGGCGGCTGCGGGCGTACACGTCCGAGCGCCCGTCGATCGAGTTCCTGCCGTACCCGCAGTCGGAGTGCGAGAGGAACCCGAACTCCGGCTGCTGA